A stretch of the Stegostoma tigrinum isolate sSteTig4 chromosome 34, sSteTig4.hap1, whole genome shotgun sequence genome encodes the following:
- the LOC125446395 gene encoding gastrula zinc finger protein XlCGF71.1-like, with protein sequence MHLLNTPMAEKQFKCEVCDQDFKQSSMLVKHQSIHHRKKPFSCEVCNKSYSKPSHLRIHQYIHTGEKPFKCEVCDKAFATSTTFLSHQHIHTGEKPFTCTVCEKSFSQTAHLRLHQRIHTGEKPFTCEVCDKSFSHSSHLRVHKRIHTGEKPFTCEVCSKSFSESSSLRKHRRVHTGDKPFTCEQCNKSFSQSSGLRVHQRLHAGEKPFKCGICEEAFAQSSTFLRHQKVHDN encoded by the coding sequence ATGCATTTGTTGAACACTCCTATGGCAGAGAAACAATtcaagtgtgaggtgtgtgaccAAGACTTCAAACAATCATCAATGCTCGTGAAACATCAAAGTATCCATCACAGGAAGAAACCTTTCTCATGTGAGGTGTGCAACAAATCATACTCCAAACCATCACACCTCCGCATACACCAATACATTCACACAGGAGAAAAACCATTCAAATGTGAAGTCTGTGATAAAGCTTTTGCAACATCCACAACCTTTCTGTCTCACCAACATATTCACACAGGAGAAAAGCCATTCACATGTACTGTGTGTGAAAAGTCATTCTCACAGACAGCACACCTCCGTCTACATCAACGCATTCATactggggagaaaccgttcaCATGTGAGGtctgtgacaaatcattctcacatTCATCTCATCTTCGTGTGCACAAACGCATTcatactggggagaaaccatttacATGTGAAGTGTGTAGCAAATCATTTTCAGAGTCATCATCCCTTCGCAAACATCGTCGTGTTCACACAGGGGACAAACCATTTACATGTGAGCAGTGTAATAAATCATTCTCACAGTCATCTGGTCTTCGAGTACACCAACGTTTGCAtgctggggagaaaccattcaaatGTGGGATTTGTGAAGAGGCTTTTGCCCAATCTAGCACTTTCCTGAGACATCAGAAGGTTCATGATAATTAG